Part of the bacterium genome is shown below.
AGGGTGAGGACGAGGCCGAGATATGGGGCGAGACTCTTGCGAAGCGACTTGAGCGCGCGCCACATCTGCGTTTCCACCGTCTTGACCGAGATCCCCAGAACCTCCGCGATCTCCGCGTACGACAGGTACTTCTCCCGACTCAACAAGAAAATCTGGCGGCACCGGTCGGGCAACGCGTCGATGGCGCGGCGGATCGCTTCCGCCATCTCGCGCGTCCTCAGCCGCTCATCCGCTTGCGGGCCCGTGGGCAACGGCGCACTCGCCACTCGCTCCGCCCAACGCGCCACCACGCGGCGGTGGCGTAGGTGCTTGAGGGCACGGTTCCGGGCCGCAGTATACAGGTAAGCGGTGGTCAGGAGCGGGACGTCGCCCGCATCGCAGCGCTCCCAGAGGTGCACGAAGAGATCCTGTACCAGGTCACTCGCCGTCTCGGGTGAGCGCACGTAGCAGTTCACGAAGTCGCAAAGCCGGCTGTAATGTGCCCGGAACAGGGCTTCGATGGATGCGGCATCGCATCCGGTTGGCGCGTCGTCGCGGTCGGTCATGGGGCCGGGGGATCACAGTCGGGATTGGATCCCAACAGTACGGCGCTTCGACCGGCCTCGCAACCGGCGGGGCTTCCACTGGCCGTCGCGCCTCAGCGCACGACGGTCTCGTCGTCGGGTACGACTGGACCTGGGGGCTCGAGCGAACTGCCTGTGGAACAGCACCACGTTCCGCTCTTGCCGCACGCGCAGTCCGAGCGAGAGGCCGATCAGGTCAGGAGTCTGCGCAACCGGCTCCTGCTGGTAAGAGGCCGTGAGCGGCAGTGTGGTAATGGAAGCGTCCGCCAGCCGACGCGTCGCCCCCTCGCCGGATCTGCACCGCGCCGTTCGTCTCCACACGGGCGACATCCCCCGCCCCGAGACGGTGCCCCGCTCCCGACGGATGGGATGGTGCCCTGACCTCTACCAGCCCCTCCGCAACGATGACGCTCGCCGCCGACTCGCCAGCTCAGCTCCGTACTCCGAACACGGTCCCCACCATGTCCCCCGCGTACACACGGAATCGCGACCTCGCGCGGCTCTGCCCCACGCTTCTTGGACGACAGCGCCCCAAGGCCCGCCAAACGCGAGAACCACAAGCGCAGCCGCGCGCAGCACGCGAGCGACCTGTAGCCGCGGCCGCACGCGCCTCCCGCCCTCGCGCTGTGAGGCTTCGCAACGACGCCGCACCTCGTGTCACGTCGCATCCACGTCCCGCACCTGCTGCATCCGTCCCGCCAGTCCCCACGCCCGCTCCAACGCTTCGACCCATCCCAGACGCGCCGGGTTGGCCGCCAACCAGGCCCAAACCTCTGCCTCCTCCTCCGCAGTACAGCGCCCGACCACGTATCGCGCGAGCGGGATACCGCGCGCCGTCGATCGTCTCGAGCCGATCCGTGAACTCGCGTTCGATCGCGTTGCCTCGCAGCCGCCCCGTTCACCTCCTCGACCAGAACCGTCCCTTACACCGGCACGCCCGAGCGCTTCACGGCGCCCATGACTACAGCAGAAGGTGCCTGCCCCAACCGAAGAGATGGAGCAGAGCGACCGCGAGGTACGGCGCCAGACTCCGCCGTAGCGCCTTCAACGCACGCCACATCTGCGTCTCAACCGTCTTGACCGAGATGTCCAGCGCCTTTGCGATCGCGGCGTATGAGAGTTGTGATTCGCGGCTTAGCAGGAAGATCTCGCGGCAACGCTCCGGCAGATCGTCGATCGCACGTCGCACTGCTTCCGCGACCTCCCGCGCCCTCACCCGTTCATCGGCCTGCTGCCCGGTCGGCACAGGCGCCCGCGCCGCTTCCTCCGCCCAGCGCGCGACGACACGCCGGTGGCGGAGGTACTTCAGCGCGCGGTTGCGAGCCGCCGTGTACAGGTACGCCGTCGTCAATGGAGGAAGATCGCCTGCATCGCAGCGCTCCCACAGATGGACGAACAGATCCTGCACCAGGTCGCTCGCCACTTCCGGTGAGCGCACGTAGGTGTCAACAAAGCCGCAAAGCCGCGTGTAATGGGCGCGGAACAGGGCCTCGATGACTCCGGAATCCGCCTCGCCCTGCGCTGCGTCACGGTCGGCCATCGCGCTGCAGTCGAAAGGCGCCGCCCGCGACACGACGCGGCCGCTGACCGTCCGACCGGCCATCCGGCCCAGCGCCTGCGTCGCACCCCCGTGACCCGCAGGCGCTGTACGCCCCCCGGCCAGTACGACGCTCAGCCCCGCCTCACCCACCTCCCACACTCCTCGTGACGGTGGTGA
Proteins encoded:
- a CDS encoding RNA polymerase sigma-70 factor, encoding MTDRDDAPTGCDAASIEALFRAHYSRLCDFVNCYVRSPETASDLVQDLFVHLWERCDAGDVPLLTTAYLYTAARNRALKHLRHRRVVARWAERVASAPLPTGPQADERLRTREMAEAIRRAIDALPDRCRQIFLLSREKYLSYAEIAEVLGISVKTVETQMWRALKSLRKSLAPYLGLVLTLAALARLGSHLVG